A window from Peromyscus eremicus chromosome 1, PerEre_H2_v1, whole genome shotgun sequence encodes these proteins:
- the LOC131902749 gene encoding vomeronasal type-1 receptor 2-like has translation MLLNLFISGEKNMVPENLPMGILFFSLTAVGILGNWSVLLPYIMSVFTGKSLMPKDQILRHLILANSLVIISRVIPHIMVQLGLQYFLGDLLCKLTLYSNRVARAISLHCTCLLSCFQAITISPSNSRWMKLKHRVSKYMARSCSLSWLVHLLLNSKTAIDVIGPDTNKNFTKKIKLGYCSAFVASNLVTVLRLLLHCFIDGLYLGLMVWTSDFMMRILYRHKIQLQHIHSAQHSLRVSPEDRATKTILTLVCTFVLSYSMSFILVIYNVAFDNPSLWIINIFTFLDTFFPTFCPFIFICNNKSGTKNHFPCCRRR, from the coding sequence ATGCTGTTAAATTTGTTTATCTCAGGTGAAAAGAACATGGTTCCTGAGAACTTGCCAatggggattctttttttttctctaacagcTGTTGGGATTCTTGGCAACTGGTCAGTTCTTCTTCCATATATCATGTCTGTATTCACTGGAAAAAGTCTGATGCCCAAAGACCAGATTTTAAGGCATTTGATTCTAGCCAATtccttggtcattatctcaagaGTAATTCCTCACATAATGGTACAGCTGGGCTTGCAATATTTCCTGGGTGACCTTTTATGTAAACTCACTCTCTACAGTAATCGAGTGGCCCGGGCCATTTCCCTGCACTGCACCTGCCTCTTGAGTTGCTTCCAAGCAATCACAATCAGCCCCAGCAACTCCAGGTGGATGAAGCTTAAACACAGAGTCTCCAAGTACATGGCTCGTTCCTGCTCACTCAGCTGGCTTGTGCATCTGCTCCTAAACAGCAAAACAGCTATAGATGTGATTGGACCTGATACTAACAAAAACTTCACCAAGAAAATCAAGTTGGGGTACTGCTCGGCATTTGTTGCTAGCAATCTTGTAACTGTACTACGTCTTTTATTGCATTGTTTCATTGATGGTCTGTATTTGGGTCTCATGGTTTGGACCAGTGACTTCATGATGCGCATCCTCTACAGGCACAAGATTCAGCTACAACATATTCACAGTGCCCAGCATTCTCTCAGAGTCTCCCCTGAAGACAGAGCCACAAAAACCATCTTGACCCTTGTCTGTACCTTTGTCCTCTCCTATTCAATGTCCTTCATATTAGTTATCTATAATGTGGCATTTGACAATCCAAGTCTGTGGATAATCAACATATTTACATTCCTAGACACATTTTTTCCCACATTTTGCCCCTTCATCTTCATCTGTAATAACAAATCTGGTACAAAGAATCATTTTCCCTGCTGTAGGAGAAGGTAA